In the genome of Arachis hypogaea cultivar Tifrunner chromosome 9, arahy.Tifrunner.gnm2.J5K5, whole genome shotgun sequence, the window GCTTGAGGTGACTAACTAAAATTTTGTTGACTTGACTTTTAGGTGATGAGCTTCTCTCTGACTCATTCCCTTACAAGGAAATTGAGAATGGAATTTTGTGGGAAGTGGAAGGAAAGGTTAGGAACtggtcccccccccccccttccccttctccttctttttttttaaatatctattaTGTCTTCTCCTTGCTCAGTTGTGTGATGTGGCTTTTGGCAGTGGGTTATTCAAGGAGCAATCAATGTAGATATTGGTGCTAACCCATCTGCGGAAGGTGGAGAAGAGGATGAGAGTGTCGATGATCAAGCTGTTAAAGTTGTTGATATTGTCGATACTTTTAGGCTTCAGGTGAGGAAAacattttttatcttattaacgAAAAGCAATCTTTTGGTTACTGTGATGTAAATGGTTTTGCTTTAGTATCTTTATTTACGTATATTTTTGTTCAACTTTTTACAGGAGCAACCAGCTTTTGATAAGAAACAGTTTGTTACTTACATGAAGAGATACATCAAGTTGCTGACAGCCAAATTAGAGCCAGAACAGCAAGAACACTTCAAGAAGAACATTGAGGGAGCAACTAAGTTCCTCCTCTCAAAGCTTAGTGACCTTCAATTGTACGTTCTTCAATTATTTTGGATTATCTTACTCTTTCGGTTTTATAGTAAATTATACTTGCCTCTTCTGAAATTAGATTATATAACTCAACACTTTCTTTGATTTGTAAAAGTATGCATTAATATCTTCTGAGATTCGGGTGATACTAACCTCTCGAGGTTAGGTTAAGTTACAGATAACCCTTTAAGTATCATGCAAATAAGTGTCAAATTCTACATATTGTAGAATTGGACACTAATTGCCAAGCTGAATTTACGGGTATTTTGTAATGGCACTTACCCTCGAGAGAGGTTAATACAAGTTATTCATGCATTTTATCTGGTTTGAACTTACACCTTCTAACATCTCATTGATGCataaataattctaattaattGCGTATCGATGTTGCAGTTTTGTTGGGGAGAGCATGCACGATGATGGAAGTCTGGTGTTTGCATATTACAAAGAAGGTGCAACTGATCCAACTTTTCTTTACTTTGCCCATGGATTGAAGGAAATCAAGTGTTAAGCACCTGGTTTCAAGGCTTTGTTTGGTTGCAGTCACATTAGTTATATGATGCTATGATATGCTATTTGAGCAGGAGAAAACTACTCCTAATTTAGTCCTTTGTGTTTTTGGATTTTGGTATTTTGTTGTAATCGCCGTTGAGTTTATTGTTATAAGATTTGTTTTGAAGGTTGCTTTTTATATGCTTTTCCTTTTTGTCTTTTGAGAGGAACATGTTATCGCGTAATAATTAACCAAACAATATTTTTTGCTATTTTAGTTATATCCAGAAGGGTAAAAAGATAAATCAATGCAAACTAGGGAACATTGAAAGGGTTGCCCATGCTTAAGGATGGCAATGGGGGAGGCCAGACGGGTATTTAAAGGACTCATTCGTCTTCAACACTTATGTACTGTGATTGTCTCATAGCTGTCCCACCTTAGAATTAAATtgatttatagtttttttttaaagaaaaaatttataatatgaaaatatataaattgaaCTAAAGTTTTAAACATgattaaatattttagaaacataattaaacacacaattttaaattattcacGATAACAAGTAGATAGAAATAAGTAGGTTTTATACGTAAATAATACGTATAAACTATACATACATATGGGATGGGAGACCATTATTCATATTCGTCCCATATTCAAACAGAAATACGTATGATTTATCTAAATTGATCTCATATTCGATTAACATTTGAAAATTTCCGTCCGTAAGGAGTGGGTTAGGGTGGATTGGATCGAACCAGTTCGAATTGTCATCCCTATAACCCTACTTATGTTGGGCGTCTCGTATCTGGTAGTTTAAAATCTGAATTTATAAATTTCATAGGTATTTGTCTCAACTTTCAAGCTTTGCAAATTTACTTTCGGACATATAATTACTTAGGAATAatgattttaaatatttcaagatataataaaataattcaggTATTTGATATTTTCATGAATTATatgtttttgaatatttttatcccaaaaacaataaatttttacgACGTATGAATA includes:
- the LOC112710804 gene encoding translationally-controlled tumor protein homolog gives rise to the protein MLVYQDLLTGDELLSDSFPYKEIENGILWEVEGKWVIQGAINVDIGANPSAEGGEEDESVDDQAVKVVDIVDTFRLQEQPAFDKKQFVTYMKRYIKLLTAKLEPEQQEHFKKNIEGATKFLLSKLSDLQFFVGESMHDDGSLVFAYYKEGATDPTFLYFAHGLKEIKC